In Nicotiana tabacum cultivar K326 chromosome 19, ASM71507v2, whole genome shotgun sequence, one DNA window encodes the following:
- the LOC107831851 gene encoding B3 domain-containing protein Os04g0386900 yields the protein MESKPSFVHVSNHEDYSTPERESTGIEEIDNGEYWPLSGKPYVDMILTKTTVKPHYGMYLPRKMNKELPAGGAPAVLTCGRKKWDMFYYSNNKFSAEWKKFVDDNDLKVGDGLVFELSECSTSKIHFRVQILRGDFPSELLPEDEEGATDANPIEL from the exons ATGGAG AGCAAACCATCTTTTGTACATGTTTCAAACCACGAAGATTACTCCACACCCGAGCGTGAGAGCACTGGAATCGAAGAAATCGACAATGGTGAATACTGGCCCCTTTCTGGCAAACCCTATGTTGATATGATTCTCACAAAAACTACTGTCAAGCCCCACTATGGCATG TATTTACCGAGAAAAATGAACAAAGAGCTACCTGCTGGTGGAGCCCCAGCAGTCCTTACTTGTGGTCGAAAGAAGTGGGATATGTTCTACTATTCTAATAACAAATTTAGCGCTGAGTGGAAAAAATTTGTGGATGATAACGATCTGAAGGTGGGGGATGGACTTGTGTTTGAACTTTCAGAGTGCAGCACTAGCAAAATCCATTTTAGAGTTCAGATTCTGAGAGGTGATTTCCCTTCTGAATTGCTGCCTGAAGATGAAGAGGGTGCAACTGATGCCAACCCAATTGAACTGTAG